One genomic segment of Trueperaceae bacterium includes these proteins:
- the ftsY gene encoding signal recognition particle-docking protein FtsY, protein MSWFDRLRQGLGKTRDVLNQDASRSWELDWDELEFALIGADVGARIASEVVADAKRERERGMSFREALEKALLDQLEPNRMRQKLRRVGFDLDVTRHMVEPKGKVVMVVGVNGVGKTTTIAKLGRYYQERNHKVMFAAGDTFRAAATAQLELWGERLGIPTVSGPDGSDPGAVAFDAAQSRRAKGLDLLFVDTAGRLHTKHNLMEELKKVKRVVGKADPGEPKEVWLVLDAVTGQNGLEQARKFHEAVGVTGVIVTKLDGSAKGGILLPITRELELPIKFIGVGEKAEDLQPYDAAAFVQALLDIPAKAA, encoded by the coding sequence ATGTCGTGGTTCGACAGGCTGCGCCAGGGGCTCGGCAAGACCCGCGACGTCCTCAACCAGGACGCCTCCCGCAGCTGGGAGCTGGACTGGGACGAGCTCGAGTTCGCGCTCATAGGGGCCGACGTAGGGGCCCGCATCGCTTCTGAGGTCGTCGCCGACGCCAAGCGCGAGCGCGAGCGAGGTATGTCGTTCCGTGAGGCGCTGGAGAAGGCTCTGCTCGACCAGCTGGAGCCGAACAGGATGCGCCAGAAGCTGCGACGGGTAGGGTTCGACCTCGACGTGACCAGGCACATGGTGGAACCGAAAGGCAAGGTCGTCATGGTAGTGGGGGTCAACGGCGTGGGCAAGACGACGACCATCGCCAAGTTGGGGCGCTACTACCAGGAGCGGAACCATAAGGTGATGTTCGCCGCTGGTGACACGTTCCGTGCGGCGGCAACCGCTCAACTGGAGCTGTGGGGTGAACGCCTGGGGATCCCGACGGTATCGGGGCCGGACGGCAGCGACCCCGGCGCCGTCGCCTTCGACGCCGCCCAGTCGAGGCGGGCGAAGGGTCTCGATCTGCTCTTCGTCGACACCGCCGGTCGGCTCCACACCAAACACAACCTGATGGAGGAGCTGAAGAAGGTGAAGCGGGTGGTCGGCAAGGCCGATCCCGGCGAGCCGAAGGAGGTTTGGCTGGTGCTCGATGCGGTGACCGGCCAGAACGGGCTGGAGCAGGCACGCAAGTTCCACGAGGCGGTCGGCGTCACCGGTGTCATCGTGACCAAGCTCGACGGCAGCGCCAAGGGGGGCATCCTCCTACCCATCACCCGAGAACTGGAACTACCCATCAAGTTCATCGGCGTGGGCGAGAAGGCCGAGGATCTCCAGCCTTACGACGCGGCCGCCTTCGTTCAAGCTCTCCTGGACATCCCGGCGAAGGCCGCCTAG